One Hordeum vulgare subsp. vulgare chromosome 4H, MorexV3_pseudomolecules_assembly, whole genome shotgun sequence DNA window includes the following coding sequences:
- the LOC123449490 gene encoding YTH domain-containing protein ECT4-like isoform X2, protein MAVVASTPAPPAAPAPAAAAAPAAPAPAAAPAADQATDLLQKMSLESQPKAAADGAELAGATKGPVASQPLSVSIPQDRSITPVVQDFTDPNMFYLPAYYYGGYDGTMSEWDEYTRYVNQDGVEVAPAVYGDIYGYGYAPYGAYSPASSPVPTVDGQMFAAQHYQYPAYYQPPTPVSSTTQGDQQPSANADNKPAAKADATKTTTNGVPNGTAHSNSGTAPLGSSYQNSAPTPDGTYRAPLLGGVPSTGYVDSTYGYDTTAAHYAWYDGSAYTNAQQRPTTANYVPSSAYNGNGSSARYQTKSPTPQQPGNRRPTTTTGSATPTYPNRMYSSTQSYNQYGNSVKTGLLYGNNGYGSSGYGSTGYGSSGYGSNGYGSSGYGSSGYDSRLYGRWGVSMDTRYNRPRGRGNGYYGFGNESQDGTIELNRGPRSGRFKNQKAFGHTVTIAVKGQTLPSSENKNADDVADKAQFNLEDFPVQYDDAKFFVIKSYSEDDIHKSIKYNVWASTTNGNKKLDAAYQEAQAKGSSCPIFLFFSVNTSGQFVGVAEMTGPVDFEKTLEYWQQDKWNGSFSVKWHIVKDVPNNILKHIVLENNEGKPVTNSRDTQDINLEQGIQMLKIFKEHVSKTSILEDFTFYENRQKLMQEKRIKQQQIQKQVWDSRAPNLVAGEKQQEPKVTVPNGVNGEKQQDAINGKPKSPVANGVNGGVKVPAEKAAPAAGPPAVTYAAKVAQTAAAEKKPAVTEKKPAVANGAVKTGVAA, encoded by the exons ATGGCCGTCGTCGCGTCGACCCCCGCCCCGCCCGCCGCGCcggcgcccgccgccgccgccgctcctgcCGCTCCAGcacccgccgccgcccccgccgcgGATC AAGCCACAGATCTGCTGCAGAAGATGTCGCTGGAATCGCAGCCCAAGGCGGCGGCCGACGGAGCCGAGCTTGCCGGTGCCACCAAG GGGCCTGTGGCCAGCCAGCCGCTCAGCGTGTCGATCCCGCAGGACCGGTCCATCACGCCGGTGGTTCAAGATTTTACCGATCCCAACATGTTCTATCTGCCAGCATATTACTATGGAG GTTATGACGGAACCATGAGCGAGTGGGATGAATATACTAGATATGTAAATCAAGATGGAGTAGAGGTTGCCCCG GCAGTATATGGAGATATTTATGGATATGGGTATGCTCCTTATGGCGCATACTCTCCAGCTAGTTCCCCAGTCCCAACAGTTGATGGTCAGATGTTTGCCGCACAACATTACCAGTATCCAGCTTATTATCAGCCTCCTACCCCGGTTTCTTCTACCACTCAAGGTGACCAGCAGCCTTCGGCCAATGCTGATAATAAGCCAGCAGCCAAGGCAGATGCTACCAAAACAACCACAAATGGTGTTCCTAATGGCACTGCTCACAGCAACAGTGGAACTGCACCCCTTGGGTCAAGCTACCAGAATTCAGCACCGACCCCTGATGGAACTTATAGGGCACCCTTGCTAGGTGGAGTCCCTTCTACTGGTTATGTGGACTCGACCTATGGGTATGACACCACCGCAGCACACTATGCTTGGTATGATGGTTCTGCCTATACCAATGCACAGCAAAGACCAACTACAGCTAATTACGTGCCGTCTTCAGCGTATAATGGCAATGGTTCTTCCGCAAGGTATCAGACCAAGAGCCCCACACCGCAGCAGCCG GGCAACAGGAGACCAACGACTACAACAGGGTCAGCTACTCCTACATATCCAAACAGGATGTACTCGAGCACCCAGTCTTACAACCAGTATGGAAATTCGGTCAAAACTGGTCTTCTGTATGGAAACAATGGCTATGGAAGCAGCGGCTACGGAAGCACTGGCTACGGAAGCAGCGGCTATGGAAGCAATGGCTACGGAAGCAGCGGCTATGGAAGCAGCGGGTATGATTCCAGGTTGTATGGTCGGTGGGGTGTTTCTATGGATACCAGATACAACAGGCCCAGAGGACGTGGCAACGGATATTATGGTTTTGGCAATGAGAGTCAGGATGGAACGATTGAGCTCAACAGAGGTCCTAGGTCAGGTCGTTTCAAGAACCAGAAAGCATTTGGCCATACTGTTACCATCGCTGTGAAAGGGCAGACCCTCCCTTCAAGTGAAAACAAGAATGCGGATGACGTAGCTGACAAGGCTCAGTTCAACCTAGAGGATTTCCCTGTCCAATATGATGATGCAAAGTTTTTTGTCATCAAATCGTACAGCGAGGATGATATCCATAAGAGTATAAAATACAATGTGTGGGCAAGTACCACCAATGGAAACAAGAAGCTTGATGCTGCTTATCAGGAAGCTCAGGCAAAGGGCTCTAGCTGCCCTATATTCTTGTTTTTCTCG GTGAATACAAGTGGACAGTTTGTTGGTGTTGCTGAAATGACTGGTCCTGTTGATTTTGAGAAAACTCTGGAGTACTGGCAACAAGACAAGTGGAATGGTTCATTCTCTGTCAAGTGGCACATTGTCAAGGATGTTCCCAACAACATTCTCAAGCACATCGTCCTAGAGAACAACGAAGGCAAGCCAGTCACAAACAGCCGTGACACACAGGAT ATCAACCTTGAGCAAGGTATTCAGATGCTCAAGATATTCAAAGAGCATGTGAGCAAGACCTCTATCCTGGAAGACTTCACCTTCTACGAGAACCGTCAGAAATTGATGCAGGAGAAGAGAATAAAACAACAGCAGATCCAAAAGCAG GTGTGGGACAGTAGGGCTCCGAATCTTGTTGCCGGGGAGAAACAACAGGAACCGAAGGTAACTGTACCgaatggtgtcaatggagagaaaCAACAGGATGCCATCAATGGGAAGCCGAAGTCTCCTGTAGCGAACGGTGTCAACGGGGGCGTGAAGGTTCCGGCAGAGAAAGCCGCCCCTGCTGCTGGTCCTCCAGCCGTTACCTACGCGGCAAAGGTGGCCCAAACAGCAGCGGCCGAGAAGAAGCCTGCGGTGACCGAGAAGAAGCCTGCCGTTGCCAACGGTGCTGTCAAGACCGGCGTAGCTGCTTGA
- the LOC123449490 gene encoding YTH domain-containing protein ECT4-like isoform X1, with translation MAVVASTPAPPAAPAPAAAAAPAAPAPAAAPAADQATDLLQKMSLESQPKAAADGAELAGATKQGPVASQPLSVSIPQDRSITPVVQDFTDPNMFYLPAYYYGGYDGTMSEWDEYTRYVNQDGVEVAPAVYGDIYGYGYAPYGAYSPASSPVPTVDGQMFAAQHYQYPAYYQPPTPVSSTTQGDQQPSANADNKPAAKADATKTTTNGVPNGTAHSNSGTAPLGSSYQNSAPTPDGTYRAPLLGGVPSTGYVDSTYGYDTTAAHYAWYDGSAYTNAQQRPTTANYVPSSAYNGNGSSARYQTKSPTPQQPGNRRPTTTTGSATPTYPNRMYSSTQSYNQYGNSVKTGLLYGNNGYGSSGYGSTGYGSSGYGSNGYGSSGYGSSGYDSRLYGRWGVSMDTRYNRPRGRGNGYYGFGNESQDGTIELNRGPRSGRFKNQKAFGHTVTIAVKGQTLPSSENKNADDVADKAQFNLEDFPVQYDDAKFFVIKSYSEDDIHKSIKYNVWASTTNGNKKLDAAYQEAQAKGSSCPIFLFFSVNTSGQFVGVAEMTGPVDFEKTLEYWQQDKWNGSFSVKWHIVKDVPNNILKHIVLENNEGKPVTNSRDTQDINLEQGIQMLKIFKEHVSKTSILEDFTFYENRQKLMQEKRIKQQQIQKQVWDSRAPNLVAGEKQQEPKVTVPNGVNGEKQQDAINGKPKSPVANGVNGGVKVPAEKAAPAAGPPAVTYAAKVAQTAAAEKKPAVTEKKPAVANGAVKTGVAA, from the exons ATGGCCGTCGTCGCGTCGACCCCCGCCCCGCCCGCCGCGCcggcgcccgccgccgccgccgctcctgcCGCTCCAGcacccgccgccgcccccgccgcgGATC AAGCCACAGATCTGCTGCAGAAGATGTCGCTGGAATCGCAGCCCAAGGCGGCGGCCGACGGAGCCGAGCTTGCCGGTGCCACCAAG CAGGGGCCTGTGGCCAGCCAGCCGCTCAGCGTGTCGATCCCGCAGGACCGGTCCATCACGCCGGTGGTTCAAGATTTTACCGATCCCAACATGTTCTATCTGCCAGCATATTACTATGGAG GTTATGACGGAACCATGAGCGAGTGGGATGAATATACTAGATATGTAAATCAAGATGGAGTAGAGGTTGCCCCG GCAGTATATGGAGATATTTATGGATATGGGTATGCTCCTTATGGCGCATACTCTCCAGCTAGTTCCCCAGTCCCAACAGTTGATGGTCAGATGTTTGCCGCACAACATTACCAGTATCCAGCTTATTATCAGCCTCCTACCCCGGTTTCTTCTACCACTCAAGGTGACCAGCAGCCTTCGGCCAATGCTGATAATAAGCCAGCAGCCAAGGCAGATGCTACCAAAACAACCACAAATGGTGTTCCTAATGGCACTGCTCACAGCAACAGTGGAACTGCACCCCTTGGGTCAAGCTACCAGAATTCAGCACCGACCCCTGATGGAACTTATAGGGCACCCTTGCTAGGTGGAGTCCCTTCTACTGGTTATGTGGACTCGACCTATGGGTATGACACCACCGCAGCACACTATGCTTGGTATGATGGTTCTGCCTATACCAATGCACAGCAAAGACCAACTACAGCTAATTACGTGCCGTCTTCAGCGTATAATGGCAATGGTTCTTCCGCAAGGTATCAGACCAAGAGCCCCACACCGCAGCAGCCG GGCAACAGGAGACCAACGACTACAACAGGGTCAGCTACTCCTACATATCCAAACAGGATGTACTCGAGCACCCAGTCTTACAACCAGTATGGAAATTCGGTCAAAACTGGTCTTCTGTATGGAAACAATGGCTATGGAAGCAGCGGCTACGGAAGCACTGGCTACGGAAGCAGCGGCTATGGAAGCAATGGCTACGGAAGCAGCGGCTATGGAAGCAGCGGGTATGATTCCAGGTTGTATGGTCGGTGGGGTGTTTCTATGGATACCAGATACAACAGGCCCAGAGGACGTGGCAACGGATATTATGGTTTTGGCAATGAGAGTCAGGATGGAACGATTGAGCTCAACAGAGGTCCTAGGTCAGGTCGTTTCAAGAACCAGAAAGCATTTGGCCATACTGTTACCATCGCTGTGAAAGGGCAGACCCTCCCTTCAAGTGAAAACAAGAATGCGGATGACGTAGCTGACAAGGCTCAGTTCAACCTAGAGGATTTCCCTGTCCAATATGATGATGCAAAGTTTTTTGTCATCAAATCGTACAGCGAGGATGATATCCATAAGAGTATAAAATACAATGTGTGGGCAAGTACCACCAATGGAAACAAGAAGCTTGATGCTGCTTATCAGGAAGCTCAGGCAAAGGGCTCTAGCTGCCCTATATTCTTGTTTTTCTCG GTGAATACAAGTGGACAGTTTGTTGGTGTTGCTGAAATGACTGGTCCTGTTGATTTTGAGAAAACTCTGGAGTACTGGCAACAAGACAAGTGGAATGGTTCATTCTCTGTCAAGTGGCACATTGTCAAGGATGTTCCCAACAACATTCTCAAGCACATCGTCCTAGAGAACAACGAAGGCAAGCCAGTCACAAACAGCCGTGACACACAGGAT ATCAACCTTGAGCAAGGTATTCAGATGCTCAAGATATTCAAAGAGCATGTGAGCAAGACCTCTATCCTGGAAGACTTCACCTTCTACGAGAACCGTCAGAAATTGATGCAGGAGAAGAGAATAAAACAACAGCAGATCCAAAAGCAG GTGTGGGACAGTAGGGCTCCGAATCTTGTTGCCGGGGAGAAACAACAGGAACCGAAGGTAACTGTACCgaatggtgtcaatggagagaaaCAACAGGATGCCATCAATGGGAAGCCGAAGTCTCCTGTAGCGAACGGTGTCAACGGGGGCGTGAAGGTTCCGGCAGAGAAAGCCGCCCCTGCTGCTGGTCCTCCAGCCGTTACCTACGCGGCAAAGGTGGCCCAAACAGCAGCGGCCGAGAAGAAGCCTGCGGTGACCGAGAAGAAGCCTGCCGTTGCCAACGGTGCTGTCAAGACCGGCGTAGCTGCTTGA
- the LOC123449489 gene encoding photosynthetic NDH subunit of subcomplex B 2, chloroplastic, whose amino-acid sequence MAAASFLPLHLPASPRPATVAARAASGVASTVPAQASQLEEAFGRKGLRFGTDATGAPTAELSVRNGSSLQLRLNDGLVTSYRPKVSWEGGDGCRELLHTVVGAGAGAVRGGVGLVLNEAASSSSSSSSLLGASEWSVADVDSDSYDAVQVELGCVASKLEVSYVVTLYPLSMATAVIVKNNGARPVELTAAVLSHIKFDKRRGTAVEGLRGCPYCSHPPPASGFALLTPAEAMKREESGWFGGGGGEEPRQGAWTVEENLYTILKKKVSRVYAAPPEERKKRIYNTAPSKFTTIDQSSGLGFRLVRMGFEDMYLGSPGGMYDKFGNDYFLCTGPASILVPVVVGPGEEWRGAQVIEHDNL is encoded by the exons atggccgccgcctccttcctccccctcCACCTCCCGGCCTCCCCCAGGCCGGCCACCGTGGCCGCGAGGGCAGCCTCCGGCGTCGCGTCGACGGTGCCCGCGCAGGCGTCGCAGCTGGAGGAGGCGTTCGGCCGGAAGGGCCTCCGGTTCGGGACCGACGCCACGGGCGCGCCCACGGCGGAGCTGAGTGTGCGCAACGGCAGCTCGCTGCAGCTGCGGCTCAACGACGGGCTGGTCACCTCCTACCGGCCCAAGGTGTCCTGGGAGGGCGGTGACGGCTGCCGGGAGCTGCTCCACACCGTggtcggcgccggcgccggcgccgtcaGGGGCGGCGTCGGGCTGGTGCTCAACGAggcggcctcctcgtcgtcgtcgtcgtcgtcgctgctcggCGCGTCGGAGTGGTCCGTGGCGGACGTGGACTCGGACTCGTACGACGCGGTGCAGGTGGAGCTCGGGTGCGTGGCCAGCAAGCTGGAGGTGTCGTACGTGGTGACGCTGTACCCGCTGAGCATGGCGACGGCGGTGATCGTCAAGAACAACGGCGCCAGGCCCGTGGAGCTGACGGCCGCCGTGCTGAGCCACATCAAGTTCGACAAGAGGCGCGGCACGGCCGTGGAGGGGCTCCGCGGCTGCCCCTACTGCTCCCACCCGCCGCCGGCGTCCGGGTTCGCGCTGCTCACCCCCGCCGAGGCCATGAAGCGGGAGGAGTCCGGCTggttcggcggcggcggcggcgaggagcccCGGCAGGGCGCCTGGACCGTGGAGGAGAACCTCTACACCATCCTCAAGAAGAAGGTGAGCAGGGTGTACGCGGCGCCgccggaggagaggaagaagcgcATCTACAACACCGCGCCCTCCAAGTTCACCACCATCGACCAG TCTAGCGGGCTGGGGTTCAGGCTGGTGAGGATGGGGTTCGAGGACATGTACCTGGGCAGCCCAGGAGGAATGTACGACAAGTTCGGCAACGACTACTTCCTCTGCACCGGGCCGGCGTCCATCCTCGTGCCCGTCGTCGTCGGCCCCGGCGAGGAGTGGAGGGGGGCGCAGGTCATCGAGCACGACAACTTGTAA
- the LOC123449488 gene encoding DEAD-box ATP-dependent RNA helicase 38, with product MADAGAAKPEPEKKSWADVEEEEEAKAKAEAEAELAAASASSSSSAPIEPVVEAQAKQIEALSLSVPEDDGGPDGPPLLDDSDDSQIQAVTSGGTVYESATTFEDVKLTPELLKGLHDEMGFSRPSKIQAITLPMILTPPYKDLVAQAHNGSGKTTCFVLGMLSRVDPNRKVPQAICICPTRELAQQNKSVLMRMGKFTGITCACAIPSSQKEYMPISKMAPVTDQVVIGTSGTLTKWITHKKLATREIKILVFDEADHMLAEEGFKTDSLRIMKDIQNSAGGCQVLLFSATFNEKVKEFVTRVIKDGNQIFVKKEDLTLEKVKQYKVRVPDEAAKIEVIRDKIFEFGQKVGQVIIFVRTRNSTKNVHNALTKEDYVCSSIQGSLDQAEREKVIQEFKDGYTKVLISTDVLARGFDQAQVNLVINYDMPIKYNTRDEPDYEVYLHRIGRAGRFGRKGAVFNLLCGQTDEVVMTKIEDYFQHKVPEVPNWKSEDNFETALKDAGLLE from the exons ATGGCCGACGCCGGCGCCGCCAAGCCCGAGCCGGAGAAGAAGTCCTGGGccgacgtcgaggaggaggaggaggccaaggccaaggcGGAGGCCGAGGCcgagctcgccgccgcctccgcttcctcctcctcctccgcccccaTCGAGCCGGTGGTTGAGGCGCAGGCGAAGCAGATCGAGGCGCTCTCGCTCTCCGTGCCCGAGGACGACGGAGGCCCCGACGGCCCGCCCCTGCTCGATGACTCCGACGACTCCCAAATCCAAGCC GTGACCTCGGGCGGCACGGTGTACGAGTCGGCGACGACCTTCGAGGACGTCAAGCTCACCCCCGAGCTGCTCAAGGGGCTGCACGACGAGATGGGCTTCAGCCGCCCCAGCAAGATCCAGGCCATCACGCTCCCCATGATCCTCACGCCGCCCTACAAGGACCTCGTCGCGCAGGCGCACAACGGCTCCGGCAAGACCACCTGCTTCGTCCTCGGCATGCTCAGCCGCGTCGACCCCAACCGCAAGGTCCCCCAGGCCATCTGCATCTGCCCCACCAGGGAGCTCGCGCAGCAG AATAAATCTGTGCTCATGAGGATGGGCAAGTTTACCGGCATTACCTGTGCCTGTGCGATCCCGTCGTCTCAGAAAGAGTATATGCCCATCAGCAaaatggctccggtgaccgatcAGGTAGTGATTGGCACTTCTGGGACGCTCACCAAGTGGATTACCCATAAGAAGCTTGCGACCAGGGAGATCAAGATTCTTGTGTTCGACGAGGCAGACCATATGCTTGCCGAG GAGGGCTTTAAAACTGATTCTTTAAGGATCATGAAGGATATACAAAATAGTGCTGGTGGCTGTCAG GTGCTTCTCTTCTCTGCGACCTTCAATGAGAAAGTGAAGGAATTTGTTACAAGGGTCATTAAGGACGGAAACCAAATATTTGTGAAGAAGGAAGATCTTACTTTGGAAAAAGTAAAGCAATATAAAGTCCGAGTCCCTGATGAGGCGGCCAAAATAGAGGTTATaagggacaagatctttgagtttGGGCAAAAGGTTGGACAGGTTATCATCTTTGTGAGAACAAGAAATAGTACTAAGAATGTACATAATGCTTTGACAAAAGAGGACTATGTGTGCTCCTCAATTCAAGGATCCCTTGACCAAGCAGAGAGGGAAAAAGTAATTCAGGAATTCAAAGATGGGTACACCAAGGTTCTTATATCAACTGATGTTCTTGCTCGTGGTTTTGACCAAGCACAG GTTAACCTGGTCATCAACTACGACATGCCAATCAAGTATAACACGAGAGATGAACCTGATTATGAGGTGTACCTGCACAGAATCGGCAGAGCTGGGCGATTTGGCCGAAAAG GAGCCGTGTTCAACCTGCTATGTGGTCAAACTGATGAAGTTGTGATGACAAAGATCGAGGACTACTTCCAGCACAAAGTGCCCGAGGTCCCCAACTGGAAAAGCGAGGACAATTTTGAGACTGCTCTCAAGGATGCGGGTTTACTCGAGTAA